The DNA segment CAGAACCTATAAGCTGGTATTTTAATTACTGTAATTACAGTCAGGCTGAATTTTTCATGCAACAGTCAGGATAGCTTTCTATTTACATAGTCTCTTCAAAAATATCTTCCGTTGCACCATTATGTTTTAACAGCCGGTAATGGTTCAATAAAGAAGTACCCAGCGGATATGACTTATAAGGAAGATCATACCGCGCAGCATACTCCTTGAGCAGGTTGGTTACTTCGGGGTAGTATACATGATTTATATTGGGAAACAGGTGGTGCACAACATGGAAATTAAAACAACCCATGCAAAAGCGGGTGAACCAATTATCCGATTGTACATCATTCGTTGTTGTAAGCATATGCATCATCCAGTTATGAGGTAATTGATTATTTTCATCCGGCAATGGGAACGCTGAATGCGTATTGGCATGCGGGCTCAGCAATACGATCAATGAAAAAATACTGGCTGTAAACATCATCACGCAAAAGCCAGCTATCACCTTCATCCAGCTTATAGACAATACCCAGTGGGGTAATACAATCAGGTAAAAGAGAAAGAAGGCTTTAAACAAGAACAGCTTTATATACTCTTCCTTAGGTATCGTTGTCAGCTTCCATACTGTTCTCTTCTTATTGAAAAAATCTTTAAAGTCCCTGATCAGTAGCCAGTTCAAAAGATAAAGCGGGTACAACAAAGGAAGATAAATATGCTGATACCTATGTATCCGCAAGCGCTCATCAGTGGGGAATATACGGGCCAGTTTGCTTTGTTCGACATCTGTATCCCAGCCGCTTACATTGGGATAATTATGATGGAACCGTACATGCCGCATACGCCAGGTATAACTGTTGGCCCCCATCACATCAAACAGGTATACATACCACTCATTAAGTTGCTTGCTCTTGAAAATAGTGCCGTGAACGGCATCGTGAATAATATTAAGAAAAATAACTACCAGTAATAGGCCCAGTCCGAAATAACCTGCATACAGGACCTCTGCATTATTTCCCCATATAAGGAGTGAAATGTAGATAAGAATATACAAAACGGGGAACAACAATGCTTTCAGCAGGATGCCGCTTTTTCGCATTGGTTCCAGTTGAGCTACAAGGGCGTGTACATCCTGGCGCAACTGGTGGAAGATTGTTTCATGGCCACTTTTCATGTATTGGGGCCTGGTAACCTTTTCCATGATCATACACTTTTAAATCCTGTCTATACTTCTGCGCTGGCTGGGGTTAAAAGTGCATGGCGTGTTAAAAACGCCCGGCGAAATCCTATAACTGCAACAAATTGAAATTGTTCAATAAATGGCGACAAAAATCAGGCCCGTGGAAGTCAAATGCTATATTGAGGATAGTAATTTGTCTATCCTTACCATTTCGTAGCCAGCCCCTTTGAGGTACCGGATCAGCTCCGGGAGGCGGTTATATAACTTGTCGGTGCGTTGTGGGGCGGTACCAATATGCAGGAGGAGAATAAAGCCGTTAAAGGCGTTGGGCGACTTTTCTCCAAAGGAATAAATGGACCGGAGAATAGCATCACTGCTGCGGTAATTCTTCTGATCGGGGGTTGTGTAATCGGCATGGCTGATAGTGCCGGGTGTATAACTAATGAGTTGAAACCCTTGCTGTTTGGTCCAGGATACAATAGAATCATTATACCATTCATAAGGCGGCAGGAAATAACCTGCGGCCGCAGCACTGATGCCAAATGCTTTCATAATGGCATAATTATTACGCAGGTCTGTATCAAATTGCTGCCGGGTTACCAACAGGCTGTCACGGTCCTTCCAGTCGCAATACAGCAAATGCTGGTCGCTATGCGCACCCAGGTAATGGCCGTCCTTCTTCAGTTGCCTGATGGCTGCACCGAAAGCCGGCTCCCGGTAAAAGCGACCGGTTAGAAAGAAAGAAGCCTTAATGCCCTCCTGTTGTAAGGTAGCAGCGATCGTACTGCCGCCATCCCCAAACTCATCGCCGGTAAATACAAGCGCCAGTTGTCGCTTACTGGTATCGCCCCGGGTAATAGCCTGGTAAGGCTTTACTGCACGCTCTTTCCCGGTGGATGGAGGTGCCGCCTTTCGCAAGGGAGCAGTGGATGCTGCTATTTCTTTATTGAGACCGGAGTAACCTCTCAGCTTTACTTTTTTTTTACCTGGTTGGGTATTGCCCTCTTTAGGTACAGCTTTACGATGCTGCTCTTTGGCTGCCAGTAAATAGATCAACGAGGCGGTACCGTCCATCGTAGGCTCATTGGTGCTGTAGTCGCCATAATCATCATGGTACACCACCAGGCTGCTCTGAAAGGGAGCATACTCATCGGGCTCATGCAGGGTGATCCCGATCAGGTTCTTATAAATATTTCCATATACAGGCCCGTCAACGAGACCGCCATCAATGGGGTATTGCTTCAGGTGAGTAAAGGCCGAATGAGGGTCAGCGGGTGTGTCGCCCCAGGATGGTAGTCCATACACCATACTGGTGCCCCAGGGATTACAGCCAAACAGCCAGTCAAAATTGGCCTGCTCCAGCTCAAGGTATTTCGTATCACCCGTCAGCATCCGGTACCAGTAACATTGAATAGCAAAAGAAGTGGTAAGATTATTACTGCACCATATAAACGGGATGCCCCGGTAAAAAGCATTGCCTTTCGCCTTCTGCCATACCTTCTCAATACCTTGTTTGTAATAATCTGTGAGTTCTTTCCTTGGCTTGCCTTCCAGTTGTTTGGCCAGCTCATAATGGCCTGCATTAATAAAGGGGTACCACTGATAATGCCGCGCTGTATCACCGCCCAGCCAGGGAGTCAGTTTTTCTATCTTGGCATATTGAACGGCTTCCTGTAGCTTACCGGCATCGGGTGCGCCGCTTTCTACTCGCTGCATAAAGCCGATGCTGGCCGCCGCCAGTTCCATATCATCCGTCCAGTTATCTTCTTCATAAAAATAGGGCGATCTGCCCGGGGCCGTTTGGCATACGCCCGGTTTTTGAATGCCCAGGAGATAGGCCGATAAAGCCCTTTCACGCAGCTTATTTTTATAGGCCGCATCCTCCTCCATCGTTTCATAGCCCAGGGCAAAAGCGCTGGCAAATTTGCCAGCCGTAGAGGCTACGCCTGTAGCCCGGTTCTTGTACTTCAATAAACCTTGCGGCTCACCGGTGGCAAAATAAACCGGCCGTTCATAGCCCTTGCCATAAAAACTATCTTCTTTGGGTATACGCATACCGGCATGGTCGCGGTCATCCCCCAGTTGATTAAATAGCCAGTCTTCGCGGGGATGCATTTTCAACAACCAGTCCAGCCCCCATTTGGCTTCATCCAGTACATCAGCCCTGTTATTCTTGCCGGCAAGTCCATTGGCGGTATGCTCATCACCAAATACTTCCGGAAAATCCCGGTAAGCAGCCAGCAAATGCCAGGCAGCGTTGGCCGAGGTGGTGGCGTATTGCAGGTAGTCAGAGGCATCATGCCAGCCACCGGAAACATCAATATGGGTGCTGTCGGGCATCGGGCCATACATCGTATAGCCGTCATGGGTATGGCAGGAATCTTTCAGGAAAGGGTTAAAGCCACTTCGCTGCTGGCGCATATAGCGCAGGCAAAAATCGGCAGCTCCTTTATACACATCCTTTCCGATAGTGAACTCAGGAGAAACAGCGTCACCCGCCCGTATAGTATACTTGCCTGGCCTGGTAAAGCGTGAGAAATTCAACCGGTAGGTTTGTGCAAACGGACCATAAGCGCCCAACGCGGGGCCCGCATTGCCCTTAAACACCGTTGCCCCGCTGGAAACTTCTGTAACATAAAAGGCGGTAACAATTTCATCCTGCTTACTGCACCAGATAGCTGTTTTAGGACCATCTGGCTGATAACCCAGTTGGTTAATGCGTATCCAGCGGTCGGCTTTCTGTGCCTGCCCGGAGAAAGACAGGAACAGACAACTTATTGTCATCAAGGCAATGGAGCAGTAATTGATAAGGCGATACTTCTTCATGTCACTTTATTAATCCTGGTAATTGAGCTGAAACTTCCTGAGATTGGGTTGGTGCTTACGCGGGCGTGTTAACTCATACTGGTAAATAAGCTGGCCGGTTTCCTTAAAAATGGGATAACCCACCTGCTCGTACTCATACTTATTGTCGTTCAGGATACCATCACTGTTTACATAGATCACACCGCTCAGCATAAATTCCACCTTATGCTCAAAATCCACGATGTAAGTTACGTCAGTCAGAAATCCGTACGACCAACCTGTTTTATTAAAAGCCCTGATAGAGGGCGGTATACGTCCCCGGTCTGCTTTGAAGAAAAAGAACTTCGTATAGCTCTCAAAAAATTCCGTCGTGTCATATTTAGGGTGCTTGCTTTCCCGGGGTAATTCAGACATATAACGGTACAGGAACCGGTAATCATCCTCCGTTAACCTGAACCGTTGTTGTGGTTTTACCGATTCGGGGAACAGTACCGACTGGGCTATCTGTTGAAGGTCTTCCAGCGGTATATTATTGTGGGTGGTAAAATCCATAGGCTCATTAATAAGGCTGTCGTTCCTGTTCCAATGTCCTTTACCGGTCAGTATTTTCTTACTGAAGTCAAAAGGCGTGGGGTTATAAGCCGCAGGCTGTTCATAAATCAGCCGGCCATCCTGTATAAAGCGGATGGCATTGGTATGGCGGTTCTGCTCTTCATTCATCGTTACAAAGCGGCGGGTAATGCGGCTATCTGTATAGCCTTTTTGCCATAGCTTCTCATTCAGGGTTTGCTGACCTATAAATTCATATAGACGGTTATAGGCATCATTATCGCTTACCAAAAAGATCTTGCGGATATACTGGGCTATTGAAGGCAAGCCATTGGCGGCGGAGGTATCGGTCAATACCCTGGTTTGCCGTTCATAACTACTGTCGGTAAGCATGGCTGTATACTTATTGACGCCTTTTTTCTTCAGCTCATTTAATTTCTCCAGGGCTGCAAAAGCTACCGGCATCTTTACCATGGAGGCAGGATTGAAATAACGGTTTCTGTCTACGTTCAGAAAATAATGCTTGAATTGCGGGCGGTTATGTTTATCGCGGTCTATCTGTGTGTAGATCAGTTGGTATTGGAAGTTGTCGGGTTTATTCAGTACATGCAGCAGGAGGGGAGAAGCCTGCTTGCGAAGCAATTCCTCCAGCCAGGGATCGGTTTTTTGCCGGGCGGCAGCAAAAAAACACAGCAATAAGCAGCCCTTGGTTGCAAGAAAACGTTTCATTGGGAAAAGATACGAAACGCCCGCATTTAATGCAGCTTTTGAATAAGCAAAAATGGAGTTTATATTTTCGTCGTATATTGCCGGCGTTGTAAGCAATTAACCCCTAAACAGTATGAATAAGAAATTCTTATTGATTGCAATTATATTTATTTCAAGCTTCATTGCCTATTCTCAAACTCAGAATTCACTTTCAAAAGATAGCTGGGTTGTTGAGCGTACGGTAAGCAATAACAGAAAGTCTGATGGTGGATTTAGTAAAGCTATAGTGCGTTTTAATGATAGAAGCATTGCCGTATGTACACGCTATTCTAAAGGAGATTGTGGCGTTGTCAAAATCAATGCCGAGGGTAAGATCCTGTGGGAAGCTCCTGTAAAAGGATTTGTAATTGCATTATCCAAAATGGATGATAGAATTATAGCTTTTTATTCACCTGAATGGAAGAATGTATTTGATGAGCATGTAATCAAAAAAATATATGCGGTGAGCATATCGGCAGAAAAGGGCACTATTATAGAAGAAAAAGAAATCTTTTCCAATGCTACAGAGAATTTTATCGATGTTAAAATAAATACAAACCCAGATGAAACGCTAAGTCATCTGCTTGTTCGGTATACTGATTACAAAGGCAATAGATTCTTGTCGGTTAATACAAAATACTCTAATCTTAGAGCTACCAATAACCTGGAACTAATTTCTGTGAATAAAGACCTCAGTGTTAGTGTTCAAAAGCTTAATTCTGGATCAATAGGAGGGGCTTTTTTGACTTGCACCACTATGCAGGACGGTTGTGTCGTAGTGATAAGTGAGAATGAAGGAACCCTAATAGCTGAAAAATTCCGACAGGCAAATCCTGCACCGGTTTCAAAAATTACTACAAACGCGAATTTTATAAATAGGGGGGATATTGATGCTTATTTATGTGCAGACTTAAAAGATCAGGACAAGCTATATCTTTCTTTCCATTGTAGGGAACTAAAACAGGGTAAAGTCTTGAAAGTATTTGGGATTGACTGGAAGGCTCAAAAAATATTCACTAACAAGATTGGATTAGACAAAGATTTTAAAGAGTTGCTAGAGCAACAGAACGGGAAACTCTCAAAAGGGATTCGCAAGCATACAGATGATATTTATCCTATCGGTTTATTGTCTTCTGGTGACAAGATCGTTTTGATAAACCAGGTTTATTATTGGAATCTTCCTACTAAAGGCGCAATGGTACATTTTTTTGAAGATATTGTTTTGTCTGTCTTTAATAAGCAATTGGAAAACGAAAGTAACATAGTGTTACCAAGGGAAATTATGACTCAGTATAGTAGAGGTCAAGGTGTAGGAGCTGAGATTATTGGCAATAAGCTGTATATAATGCACAGTGATTTTGGCGGTGCAGATTTTAGCGAGGTGAACCTGTCGAGCTTTAAAGTTGAAAAAACTTATACTGTTAGTAGAAATATAATGCCTGGCGAAAAAGAGTATATACCTGGTGATGCATTACTATGGTATTATGGCGATGTGCTGAGACCTTATTATTCGGGCAAGGATATTAGTAAATCATGGGTAGACATGATGTTGAAAATCATAGAATAAATGAATCATTTGCTATACTATCCATACTTTACTGAAGTTCACTTCCAAACGAATGAGGCTAAAGGAGCTACCTAACCTGCTGATAAAAGAAATTACAATTCTGGGGAGAGCTCTTCCTTAAGAAAGGATAATTGACTATGAGGGAGATCCCTTGGTTGCAAGAAAACGTTTCATTGGGAAAAGATGCGAAACGCCCGCATTTTATAATCTTTTTAACACAAAAGCTCGCGTATGCCAGCCGCTGTTGCTGTTACGCTGGATTATTTTTCTTATATTTATCATAATGTCGGGCGCGTGCAAACATATTAATTCGATGTACTGCGGGCAACTGTTGCTGGAGTCGCAAACACATTGTGCTTGCCTGCTTTTTAATTTCGGGAAGAAGTCTAATTATTTTCCAACTTGTAAAGACTTTCATAATTAGTCCCCGGCCTTCATACAACCATCCAGGCTGGGGTCAACGCTTTTCTACTTAATTTAACTTAAAAGATTTCAGTGGCCATGACTTAAATGGTAGACTGATACTATTGGTGCATTATAAGACTTAGACTGCCGAATCTTTTTGCAGGCATATCTAAGAATTAGCGGCTATAATACCGGTAGTTGTGTCAAGGCTGGTATGCACCCTTCTATGTACAATGAAAAAAGTGAATTATGGCAAGTAAACAAAAGCCGGATTCTATAAACGGGGTACTGATACTACCGCTTGTTTTATTAAATGCAATTGTAATAAAACATAGTTATACAGAAAATGCGCAGTGGTGGTGGCTACTCATCCTTACCCTGCCATTATTGCTATTGATCATTAAAAATAACCGTAAGAAAAAACGCCCGGTGGTGCATGATCATCCTGCTTTAGGGCGTGTGCGTTATTTCTTTGAAACCGGTCCGCATAAAAAAACAGCCAGCCGGGCGCACCGGTCACAATATATCCGTTTCAAAGTCTTTTCAAAAGGCCGGTGAGAAAGGCTAAACCGGCAAAGCAGGAAGCTCTCATCTTCCTGCTTTAACCAGAGAAATCCTGACCGCTTTCCTACAACTTCCATGCAAAATGATGCGAGCTCAATACAAATCCTTTCTGTAAATACAGGCGGTGGGCTGTTTGCCGGTGATAGCCGGAATCGAGGTGTACCCCCGTTTTACCGGTATCTTTGGCAAGCTGGTACACATAATCCAGCAACTGACTGGCATACCCATGACCTCGATAACCGGGCAGGGTGCCGAGATCATCAATATAGATCATCTTACCGGTATGCAGCATCTGCAAATTGCGGTAGCCGGCAAAAGACACTGCCTTGTGGACATCGCCTTCCTTAATCCATACATAGATCATCTGGTAACTATCCTGCATCATCTCTTTCACCTGCTGCAGGTAGGCTTCCGGGTTGGGCAGGTGGGGACGTAGTTCTTTTACTACCTCCCAGCAATCCAGGATCTCCTGGTCGCTTTGTGCAAAGCGTATTTCCATGGCTATACTTTTTAACTCCACAAACTTATACCTTCTTTGGACTACCTTTATAGTCCAGATTAAACAAACTGGGTAGTCCAGCATGCTGCCGTTCCAAACACTCATCAGCATAGATAAAAAGACTTCCATGCCGGTATACCTGCAGGTGGCCAACCGGCTGATAGCCCTCATCCGCGAAGGGATCATCAAGCCTGGCGCTGCCTTGCCCGGCAGTCGTGAAATGGCGGCGCTGCTGCAACTGCATCGAAAGACTATCGTGGCGGCGTATGAAGAGCTTTACACGCAGGACTGGATACAGACCATTCCCCGCAAAGGCGTTTTTGTGGCGCAGCACCTGCCCGAAGTAAAGCCCCGTAAATTCACACAAGGGGTAAGCATACCACCGTATGCAGGCAATACCGGTTTCCCCTTCAGCCGGCAGCTCTCTTTGCCAACGCCGGCTACCAGGATCATAAAACAACGGTTAGTGATCAATGATGGTTTCCCCGACATGCGGCTGGCGCCGATGGACCTCCTGCTACGGGAATACAGAAGTCTCATCAGCAACAAAACGGTTCAGGCCGTGATGGAGCGCCCAGATCCAGCCGGTGTATATGCTTTACGCGAAGCCATGGTGCCGCACCTCACCACCACGCGCGGATTAAGTATACAAACCAACAACATCATGATCACCCGCGGTGCACAGATGGCCATCTATCTGGCGGCAAACCTCTTACTACAACCGGGCGATTATGTGGCGGTGGGAGAGCCTAACTACTACATGGCCAACCTCGTTTTTGAGCAGGCCGGCGCCAGGCTCATCAAAATACCGGTAGATGAATATGGGATGGACATAGATGCCCTGGCCGCCGCCTGTAAGAAAAAGAAAATACGAATGGTATATGTTATACCACATCATCACCATCCCACCACGGCCACGCTCAGCGCCAACCGCCGGATGCAACTGCTGGAATTGGTACGACAATACAAACTGGCAGTGATAGAAGATGATTACGACTTTAGCTTTCATTACGATTCGGCGCCCATCTTGCCACTGGCTAGTACGCAGCACGAAGGCTGTGTTATCTACATTGGATCTGTTACCAAAGTAATGACGCCATCAGCGCGGATAGGATTCATGATAGCGCCGGAAAACTTTATCAAACAAGCCATCTACCTGCGCAGGCTCATTGATCTCAGGGGCGATAACCTAATGGAAGCCGCCATGGCCGCCCTGCTCAGGAATGGCGACATAAGCCGGCACATCAAAAAGTCTAACAAGGTCTACCACCAGCGGCGCGACCTCTTCTGCGCATTGCTCGATGAGCACCTGTCTGGTGTTATCAATTACCGCAAACCGGCAGGCGGCATGGCCATCTGGGCACAATTCCATCCAAAACATCCCCTGCCTGTCGTGGCTGCCCGGGCCGCAGAAATGAACCTGTTCATGAATGACGGTGCCTCCTACATCACAGGCAAAACCAATTACAATGCCCTGCGCATCGGCTTCGCCTCCCTTAATGAAAAAGAACTGCAGGAAGCGGTTAGCATCCTGGTGAGGGCCACCAGGAAATAACGCTATTGGGGTAGTGTATTAGTTTCCAGGTCCTATCTTCCTGGCCTCTTCTACCTGCTATCCTAGGGTCATCCTGGGGTCATCTTAGGGTCATCCTAGGGTTTTCTTAAGGTTTAAACCCTAAGATTAGCTTAAGATAACCCTACCTTAACCCTATAAAAACCTTAGAATCAGACTACCCAATGAGGTTGAATTAGCTGTCATCCCTGTCCAAAGGACTCCTTCGGAGAACTTGTCGAAGGGTGTCCAAGGGGAAACAAACACATCTTGAAGGGGCTTCGACAAGCTCCTGACATCCGTTTCTTAATTCAATGACATTGTTATTTTATCCTGATACTCTGAATACTACAGGAAAACCTCTAATTTGTAACCCTATTTTAACCCCTGCAACATGAAATCGCTATTCCGGGCTTTGCTCATCGTAAGCCTTTTTCCTGGTACCCTGTCGTTCGCGCAAAACACCAAACCCCGTATGGAAAAAGAGCCGGCCTGGGTGATCATTCATACACCAGCCTACAACAATACACAGCTTGACCAGGAGGCGGAAGGTGGTTATGTAGACCTCATTTTCGATAAACAGGTATCGGTTGGCAAACAAGCTACCTACTACAAGCGGGCTATCAGGATCATCTCTGAATCGGGCGTGCAAAATGCTTCGGAGGTAAGTGTGGATTATGACCCTTCCTACAGCCAGTTGATCTTCCATTCCATCAACGTTATCCGTGGTGGTGAAATCATCAATAAATTACAGCTATCAAAGATCAAGACCATCCAGCAGGAGAGTGAGCTGAACAGGCACCTGTATAATGGTTCACTGTCTTCTGTACTCTT comes from the Paraflavitalea devenefica genome and includes:
- a CDS encoding fatty acid desaturase family protein, with translation MEKVTRPQYMKSGHETIFHQLRQDVHALVAQLEPMRKSGILLKALLFPVLYILIYISLLIWGNNAEVLYAGYFGLGLLLVVIFLNIIHDAVHGTIFKSKQLNEWYVYLFDVMGANSYTWRMRHVRFHHNYPNVSGWDTDVEQSKLARIFPTDERLRIHRYQHIYLPLLYPLYLLNWLLIRDFKDFFNKKRTVWKLTTIPKEEYIKLFLFKAFFLFYLIVLPHWVLSISWMKVIAGFCVMMFTASIFSLIVLLSPHANTHSAFPLPDENNQLPHNWMMHMLTTTNDVQSDNWFTRFCMGCFNFHVVHHLFPNINHVYYPEVTNLLKEYAARYDLPYKSYPLGTSLLNHYRLLKHNGATEDIFEETM
- a CDS encoding glycoside hydrolase family 9 protein: MKKYRLINYCSIALMTISCLFLSFSGQAQKADRWIRINQLGYQPDGPKTAIWCSKQDEIVTAFYVTEVSSGATVFKGNAGPALGAYGPFAQTYRLNFSRFTRPGKYTIRAGDAVSPEFTIGKDVYKGAADFCLRYMRQQRSGFNPFLKDSCHTHDGYTMYGPMPDSTHIDVSGGWHDASDYLQYATTSANAAWHLLAAYRDFPEVFGDEHTANGLAGKNNRADVLDEAKWGLDWLLKMHPREDWLFNQLGDDRDHAGMRIPKEDSFYGKGYERPVYFATGEPQGLLKYKNRATGVASTAGKFASAFALGYETMEEDAAYKNKLRERALSAYLLGIQKPGVCQTAPGRSPYFYEEDNWTDDMELAAASIGFMQRVESGAPDAGKLQEAVQYAKIEKLTPWLGGDTARHYQWYPFINAGHYELAKQLEGKPRKELTDYYKQGIEKVWQKAKGNAFYRGIPFIWCSNNLTTSFAIQCYWYRMLTGDTKYLELEQANFDWLFGCNPWGTSMVYGLPSWGDTPADPHSAFTHLKQYPIDGGLVDGPVYGNIYKNLIGITLHEPDEYAPFQSSLVVYHDDYGDYSTNEPTMDGTASLIYLLAAKEQHRKAVPKEGNTQPGKKKVKLRGYSGLNKEIAASTAPLRKAAPPSTGKERAVKPYQAITRGDTSKRQLALVFTGDEFGDGGSTIAATLQQEGIKASFFLTGRFYREPAFGAAIRQLKKDGHYLGAHSDQHLLYCDWKDRDSLLVTRQQFDTDLRNNYAIMKAFGISAAAAGYFLPPYEWYNDSIVSWTKQQGFQLISYTPGTISHADYTTPDQKNYRSSDAILRSIYSFGEKSPNAFNGFILLLHIGTAPQRTDKLYNRLPELIRYLKGAGYEMVRIDKLLSSI
- a CDS encoding serine hydrolase; the protein is MKRFLATKGCLLLCFFAAARQKTDPWLEELLRKQASPLLLHVLNKPDNFQYQLIYTQIDRDKHNRPQFKHYFLNVDRNRYFNPASMVKMPVAFAALEKLNELKKKGVNKYTAMLTDSSYERQTRVLTDTSAANGLPSIAQYIRKIFLVSDNDAYNRLYEFIGQQTLNEKLWQKGYTDSRITRRFVTMNEEQNRHTNAIRFIQDGRLIYEQPAAYNPTPFDFSKKILTGKGHWNRNDSLINEPMDFTTHNNIPLEDLQQIAQSVLFPESVKPQQRFRLTEDDYRFLYRYMSELPRESKHPKYDTTEFFESYTKFFFFKADRGRIPPSIRAFNKTGWSYGFLTDVTYIVDFEHKVEFMLSGVIYVNSDGILNDNKYEYEQVGYPIFKETGQLIYQYELTRPRKHQPNLRKFQLNYQD
- a CDS encoding GNAT family N-acetyltransferase, with translation MEIRFAQSDQEILDCWEVVKELRPHLPNPEAYLQQVKEMMQDSYQMIYVWIKEGDVHKAVSFAGYRNLQMLHTGKMIYIDDLGTLPGYRGHGYASQLLDYVYQLAKDTGKTGVHLDSGYHRQTAHRLYLQKGFVLSSHHFAWKL
- the pdxR gene encoding MocR-like pyridoxine biosynthesis transcription factor PdxR, giving the protein MLPFQTLISIDKKTSMPVYLQVANRLIALIREGIIKPGAALPGSREMAALLQLHRKTIVAAYEELYTQDWIQTIPRKGVFVAQHLPEVKPRKFTQGVSIPPYAGNTGFPFSRQLSLPTPATRIIKQRLVINDGFPDMRLAPMDLLLREYRSLISNKTVQAVMERPDPAGVYALREAMVPHLTTTRGLSIQTNNIMITRGAQMAIYLAANLLLQPGDYVAVGEPNYYMANLVFEQAGARLIKIPVDEYGMDIDALAAACKKKKIRMVYVIPHHHHPTTATLSANRRMQLLELVRQYKLAVIEDDYDFSFHYDSAPILPLASTQHEGCVIYIGSVTKVMTPSARIGFMIAPENFIKQAIYLRRLIDLRGDNLMEAAMAALLRNGDISRHIKKSNKVYHQRRDLFCALLDEHLSGVINYRKPAGGMAIWAQFHPKHPLPVVAARAAEMNLFMNDGASYITGKTNYNALRIGFASLNEKELQEAVSILVRATRK